The Alphaproteobacteria bacterium genome includes a window with the following:
- a CDS encoding threonine ammonia-lyase: MSAEDFAVGVDDIRAAAARIADATIATPTVPAPALSARLGCDLFLKLETLQVTGSFKPRGALNKLLSLPEDARRRGVIAMSAGNHAQGVAYHAGRLGIPATIVMPLGTPFTKIASTEGYGATVDLFGHEIDACRAHARKLADERGLTLIHPYDDPAIIAGQGSVALEMLAAVPDLQALVVPIGGGGLMAGIAIAARAVRPDIALIGVQSAAYPTLARDGRPLPGGTTLAEGIAVRTPGSLTRPVIGALVDDILVVDDSRIEQAIALMAERANVVAEGAGAAGLAAIMAEPERFAGVRVGLVVCGGNIDNRLLSSVLLRSLITDGRMMGLRLRIEDRPGALASLVGTVADVGGNIVEVAHRRLHLDVPVKSVEIDIEIETRGPAHGQKVIDALQRIGAACTRLDEID, translated from the coding sequence ATGAGCGCCGAGGACTTCGCCGTCGGCGTCGACGACATCCGCGCCGCGGCGGCGCGGATCGCCGACGCCACCATCGCCACGCCGACCGTGCCGGCGCCGGCGTTGTCGGCACGGCTGGGCTGCGACCTGTTCCTGAAGCTGGAAACCCTGCAGGTTACCGGCTCGTTCAAGCCGCGGGGCGCCCTGAACAAACTGCTGAGCCTGCCCGAGGACGCGCGCCGCCGCGGCGTGATCGCGATGTCGGCCGGCAACCACGCACAGGGCGTGGCCTATCACGCCGGCCGGCTCGGCATCCCGGCGACCATCGTCATGCCGCTGGGCACGCCGTTCACCAAGATCGCGTCGACCGAAGGCTATGGGGCGACCGTCGACCTGTTCGGCCACGAGATCGACGCCTGCCGCGCCCATGCGCGCAAGCTCGCCGACGAGCGCGGCCTGACCCTGATCCACCCCTATGACGACCCGGCGATCATCGCCGGCCAGGGCAGCGTCGCGCTGGAGATGCTGGCCGCCGTGCCGGACCTGCAGGCGCTGGTGGTGCCGATCGGCGGCGGCGGGCTGATGGCCGGCATCGCCATCGCCGCGCGTGCGGTGCGCCCCGACATCGCGCTGATCGGCGTGCAGTCGGCCGCCTATCCCACGCTGGCGCGCGACGGGCGGCCGCTGCCGGGCGGGACCACCCTGGCCGAGGGCATCGCCGTGCGCACGCCGGGCAGCCTGACCCGGCCGGTGATCGGCGCGCTGGTCGACGACATCCTGGTGGTCGACGACAGCCGCATCGAACAGGCGATCGCGCTGATGGCCGAACGCGCCAACGTGGTCGCCGAAGGCGCCGGGGCGGCCGGGCTGGCCGCGATCATGGCCGAGCCGGAACGCTTCGCCGGCGTGCGCGTCGGTCTTGTCGTCTGCGGCGGCAATATCGACAACCGCCTGCTGTCGTCCGTGCTGCTGCGCAGCCTGATCACCGACGGGCGCATGATGGGGCTGCGGCTGCGGATCGAGGATCGGCCGGGCGCGCTGGCCTCGCTGGTCGGCACGGTTGCCGACGTCGGCGGCAACATCGTCGAGGTCGCACACCGGCGATTGCACCTCGACGTGCCGGTCAAGTCGGTCGAGATCGACATCGAGATCGAGACCCGCGGCCCGGCCCACGGCCAGAAGGTGATCGACGCGCTGCAGCGCATCGGCGCGGCCTGCACCCGGCTGGACGAGATCGACTGA
- the motA gene encoding flagellar motor stator protein MotA codes for MLVIIGIVVVFAMVFGGFIAAGGHLEVIIEALPFEMIIIGGAAAGATIISNPGWVLKGALKGFGRAMKGPRFKKADYIELLSLQYQIFRLAKTKGMLALEAHIENPHESALFSQFPKIQKDHHALDFVCDYLRMLTLGTDNPHELEAIIDEELETHHHEDHAVSHAMTNISDGLPALGIVAAVLGVIKTMSSIDQPPSVLGGLIAGALVGTFLGIFLSYGIVGPMANACKQAQEADSKYLECIKAGLLAHMQGYAPQVSIEFARKTLLSGVRPTFAELEEATGSLPAV; via the coding sequence ATGCTCGTCATCATCGGCATCGTTGTCGTTTTCGCCATGGTGTTCGGCGGCTTCATCGCCGCCGGCGGCCATCTGGAGGTCATCATCGAGGCCCTGCCGTTCGAGATGATCATCATCGGCGGGGCGGCCGCCGGCGCGACCATCATCTCCAATCCCGGCTGGGTGCTGAAAGGCGCGCTGAAGGGCTTCGGCCGCGCCATGAAGGGCCCGCGGTTCAAGAAGGCCGACTATATCGAGCTGCTGAGCCTGCAGTACCAGATCTTCCGGCTGGCCAAGACCAAGGGCATGCTGGCGCTGGAAGCGCACATCGAGAACCCGCACGAGAGCGCGCTGTTCTCGCAGTTTCCCAAGATCCAGAAGGACCACCACGCGCTCGATTTCGTCTGCGACTATCTGCGGATGCTGACGCTGGGCACGGACAACCCCCACGAGCTCGAAGCGATCATCGACGAGGAGCTGGAGACCCACCACCACGAGGACCACGCGGTCAGCCATGCGATGACCAACATCTCGGACGGTCTTCCGGCGCTGGGCATCGTCGCCGCGGTGCTGGGCGTGATCAAGACCATGTCGTCGATCGACCAGCCGCCGTCCGTCCTCGGCGGTCTGATCGCCGGCGCACTGGTCGGTACCTTCCTCGGGATTTTCCTTTCCTATGGCATCGTCGGCCCGATGGCGAACGCCTGCAAGCAGGCGCAGGAAGCCGATTCCAAGTACCTGGAATGCATCAAGGCCGGGCTGCTCGCCCACATGCAGGGCTATGCCCCGCAGGTCTCGATCGAGTTCGCGCGCAAGACCCTGTTGTCGGGTGTGCGCCCCACCTTTGCCGAGCTCGAGGAGGCGACCGGCAGCCTGCCCGCGGTGTGA
- a CDS encoding OmpA family protein — MADDAIAPIIVKKKIVAGGGHHGGAWKIAYADFVTAMMAFFLLMWLINATSPDQKTGIANFFTPSNARPSGSGAGGILGGTSIMADGMARAAGTPAQVVISLPSTNADSMGGPSDGKYSGTNVTEILDQLKEDGVDVLNYPEILADLARQTDARQVLRALEAEGVDVFTHPEILDEIFDVASPLPASPTHSEGTETLGDLTEQAMQSAMDQAVGALSEQDLSGMTAEEIQEMTEALATQIARGQAAEAMAAAEQQQFEQTEQAIRQAIDSIPELEPYRDNLRIEQTPEGLRIQIVDGETDAMFPSGSATLHDQTATLVDVIAQVIRELPNDIMITGHTDARPFQTDGGYGNWELSSDRANAARRALIAAGIPEDRIARVVGRADRDPLDADDPFAAVNRRISFVVLSQVPTVDGMPDTGDAAIGGAITIDQEQ, encoded by the coding sequence ATGGCGGACGATGCGATCGCCCCCATTATCGTCAAGAAGAAGATCGTCGCCGGCGGCGGCCATCACGGCGGCGCCTGGAAGATCGCCTATGCCGACTTCGTGACCGCGATGATGGCGTTCTTCCTGCTGATGTGGCTGATCAACGCCACCAGCCCCGACCAGAAGACCGGCATCGCCAACTTCTTCACCCCGTCGAACGCGCGCCCGTCGGGCAGCGGTGCCGGCGGCATCCTGGGCGGCACCAGCATCATGGCCGACGGCATGGCGCGGGCCGCCGGCACGCCGGCACAGGTCGTGATTTCGCTGCCGTCAACCAACGCGGACAGCATGGGCGGGCCGTCGGACGGCAAATACTCCGGCACCAACGTCACCGAGATCCTCGACCAGTTGAAGGAGGACGGCGTCGACGTGCTGAACTATCCGGAGATCCTCGCCGATCTCGCCCGCCAGACCGACGCCCGCCAGGTGCTGCGCGCGCTGGAGGCCGAGGGCGTCGACGTCTTCACCCATCCGGAGATCCTCGACGAGATCTTCGACGTCGCCTCGCCGCTGCCGGCCAGCCCGACGCACAGCGAAGGCACCGAGACCCTGGGCGACCTGACCGAGCAGGCCATGCAGAGCGCCATGGACCAGGCGGTCGGCGCGCTGAGCGAGCAGGATCTTTCCGGCATGACCGCCGAGGAAATCCAGGAAATGACCGAGGCGTTGGCGACGCAGATCGCGCGCGGCCAGGCCGCCGAGGCGATGGCGGCGGCGGAGCAGCAGCAGTTCGAGCAGACCGAGCAGGCCATCCGCCAGGCGATCGACAGCATCCCGGAACTCGAGCCCTATCGCGACAACCTGCGCATCGAACAGACGCCGGAAGGCCTGCGCATCCAGATCGTCGACGGCGAGACCGACGCGATGTTCCCCAGCGGCAGCGCGACCCTGCACGACCAGACCGCGACGTTGGTCGACGTGATCGCCCAGGTGATCCGGGAACTGCCCAACGACATCATGATCACCGGCCACACCGACGCGCGTCCGTTCCAGACCGACGGCGGCTACGGCAACTGGGAGCTGTCGTCCGACCGCGCCAACGCCGCCCGCCGCGCGCTGATCGCCGCCGGGATTCCGGAGGACCGGATCGCCCGCGTGGTCGGCCGTGCCGACCGCGACCCGCTGGATGCCGACGACCCGTTCGCGGCGGTCAACCGGCGCATCAGCTTCGTGGTGCTCAGCCAGGTACCGACGGTGGACGGCATGCCGGACACCGGCGACGCGGCAATCGGCGGCGCGATCACGATCGACCAGGAACAGTGA
- a CDS encoding arginyltransferase, whose translation MFVTPPRPCPYLPGRIERDMFVELAPPNADRLHQRLAHLGFRRSHNVVYRPDCPGCQSCVSVRVLVDAFAPQRSLARIWKRNQDLHCRLRPPVATREQFDLFQAYQQERHGDGEMALMDFDDYRAMIENTMVDSHVIEFRDPDYRLVATCLADQLDDGLSAVYSFFDPADARRSLGNQVILWLIDTARRERLRYVYLGYWIRHSRKMAYKARFQPLEGLGPGGWAPLVP comes from the coding sequence ATGTTCGTGACGCCGCCGCGGCCCTGTCCGTATCTGCCGGGGCGGATCGAACGCGACATGTTCGTGGAGCTGGCGCCGCCGAACGCTGACCGGCTGCACCAGCGGCTCGCCCACCTCGGCTTCCGCCGCAGCCACAACGTCGTCTACCGGCCCGACTGCCCCGGCTGCCAGTCCTGCGTCTCGGTGCGGGTGCTGGTCGACGCCTTCGCGCCGCAGCGCAGCCTGGCCCGCATCTGGAAGCGCAACCAGGACCTTCATTGCCGCCTGCGCCCGCCGGTGGCGACTCGGGAGCAGTTCGACCTGTTCCAGGCCTATCAGCAGGAACGCCACGGCGACGGCGAAATGGCGCTGATGGACTTCGACGACTACCGGGCGATGATCGAGAACACCATGGTGGACAGCCATGTGATCGAGTTCCGCGACCCCGACTATCGCCTGGTCGCCACCTGCCTCGCCGACCAGCTCGACGACGGCCTGTCCGCCGTCTACAGCTTCTTCGACCCGGCCGATGCCCGCCGCAGCCTGGGCAACCAGGTAATTCTGTGGCTGATCGACACCGCCCGCCGCGAGCGGCTGCGCTATGTCTATCTGGGCTACTGGATCCGCCACAGCCGCAAGATGGCCTACAAGGCGCGGTTCCAGCCGCTGGAGGGCCTGGGGC